Below is a genomic region from Thermochromatium tepidum ATCC 43061.
AAAGACGACGCGGCAGAGATATTCACCCTCGATGAAGTGGCGGCCTACCTCAAGGTGGGCAAACGCACGGTGTATCGCCTGGCGGCGGCGAAGAAGATTCCCGCCTTCAAAGTCGGTGGGACATGGCGATTCCAGCGCCAGGAAATCGACCAGTGGATCACAGAGCAGACCGAGAGGGGAAGGCAGGGCCGAGAGGGCTAACACGGCTCGCCCAGTTCGGTGTCGAGCGAACAGAAGAAGACGATATGAAAAGCGGAAAAGTGCAAGACCAAAGCCAGATCAAGTGGATATCCGACTTCATCTGGAACATCGCGGACGACCGTCTGCGCGATGTCTATGTGCGCGGCAAGTACCGCGATGTCATCTTGCCCTTCACCGTGCTGCGGCGGCTCGACGCTGTGTTGGAGGAGACCAAGCAGAAGGTGTTGGAGCGCAAGCGCTTCCTCGACAAGAACCACGTCGCCGAGCAGGACGGCGCCCTGCGGATGGCCGCGGGGCAGGCGTTCTATAACGTCTCCGAGTTCACGCTGGCCAAGCTCAAGGCCAGCAGCCAGGGCCAACGTCTGCGCGAGGACTTCATCGCCTACCTCGACGGTTTCTCGCCGAACGTGCAGGAGATCCTCACCAAGTTCAAGTTCCGCGATCAGATCCAGACGCTGGTGGATGCGCATGTCCTCGGCTACCTGATCGAGGACTTTCTCGACCCGGAGATCAACCTGTCGCCGCTGCCGGTCAAGGACGCCGACGGCCGCATCAAGCTGCCCGCGCTCGACAACCACGGCATGGGCACCGTGTTCGAGGAGCTGATCCGCCGCTTCAACGAGGAAAACAACGAAGAGGCGGGCGAGCACTTCACGCCGCGCGACGTGGTCAAACTCATGGCCAAGCTGATGTTCCTGCCGGTGGCCGACCAGATCCAGTCCGGAACCTACCTGCTCTACGACGGCGCCTGCGGCACCGGGGGCATGTTGACCGTCGCCGAGGAGACCTTGCGGGAGCTGGCCGAGGAACACGGCAAGGAGGTCTCCATCCACCTGTTCGGGCAGGAGATCAACCCCGAGACCTACGCCATCTGCAAGGCCGACCTGCTGCTCAAGGGCGAAGGCGACGAGGCCGAGCACATCGTGGGCGGCGCGGACAAGTCGACGCTCTCCAACGACCAGTTCCGCAGCCGCGAGTTCGATTTCATGATCTCCAATCCGCCCTACGGCAAGAGCTGGAAGACTGATCTGGAGCGCATGGGCGGCAAGCAGGGGTTCAACGACCCGCGCTTCATCGTCAGTCACGGCGGCGACCCGGAGTTCAAGCTCATCACCCGTTCCAGCGACGGGCAGCTCATGTTCCTGGTGAACAAGCTGCAGAAGATGAAGCACAACACACCGTTGGGCAGCCGCATTGCCATCGTTCACAACGGCTCGGCGCTGTTCACCGGCGATGCCGGTCAGGGCGAAAGCAACATCCGGCGCTGGATACTGGAAAACGACTGGCTGGAAGCCATCATCGCGCTGCCGCTCAACATCTTTTACAACACGGGCATTGCCACCTACATCTGGGTGCTGACCAATCGCAAGGCCGAGCACCGCAAGGGCCGCGTGCAGCTGATCGACGCGAGCCGCTGGTTCCAACCGCTGCGCCGCAACCTGGGCAAAAAGAACTGCGAGCTGTCCGAGGCGGACATCCAGCGCATCGTCGACCTCTACCTCGGGCAACCTCAGGACACGCCGGAGTCCAAGTGGTTCGACAACGCCGACTTTGGGTACTGGAAGATCACCGTCGAACGCCCGCTGCGGCTCAAAAGCCAGCTCAAGCGCAGCGCCATCGAAACCCTGCGCTTCGCCAGCGGCGACGAGGCCCTGCGCGCCGAGATCTGGGGTCGGTATGGCGACAAGCTCTACACCGAGTTCCCGAAGCTCAAACCCGAGATCGAGGCGTGGCTGAAGGGTGACACCGGGGACGACGAAGACGAGCCCGAGAGCGATGAGGACGAGGCCGCGCCTGCCAAGAAGGCCGTGCCCGAGAAGCGCCGCAAGAAGCTGCTCGACGCGGCGACCTGGCAACGCGACAAGACCCTGGTCGAGCTGGCGCTGCTTGCGCAGCAGGCGCTGGGCGACGGCGTGTTCGACGACCACAACGACTTCCGCGCCCGCTTCGATGCAGCGATGGCCAAGCACGGCAAGAAGCTGGCCGCCGCCGAGAAGAAGGCGATCTTCAAGGCCGTGAGCTGGCGTGATGAAACCGCGCCGCCGGTGATTGCCAAGCGTACCAAGCTGAAGAAGGACGAGCCCTTCGAGCCGGGGCTCGACGGCGTGTACCTCGAAGTGGCGGGGAAAGACCGGCTCCTGGTCGAGTACGAGCCCGACACCGACCTGCGCGACACCGAGCAGGTGCCGCTCAAGGAACCCGGCGGCATCGAGGCCTTCTTCCGGCGTGAGGTGCTGCCGCACGCGCCGGATGCCTGGATTGCGCGCGACAAAACCCAGATCGGCTACGAAATTTCCTTCGCCCGCTATTTCTACCAGCCCGCGCCGCTGCGCTCGCTGGAGGAAATCCGCGCCGACATCCTCGCGTTGGAAGCGAAGACCGAAGGTTTGCTGCACAAGATCGTAGGGGGCGCGTGATGGCGGCGGCGAATCCCTATCCGAGCTATCGCGCATCGGGGTTGCCGTGGGTTCCCCAATTGCCGGAGGGCTGGCAGGTACTGCGCAATGGCCGGCTCTTTAGCCATCGCGTGGAAACTGGCTTCCCCGACTTGCCGATTTTGGAGGTATCGCTGCGCACGGGTGTTCGCGTCAGGGACATGGAGAACCTGAAGCGCAAGCAGGTGATGAGCCAGAAGGAGAAGTACAAGCGCGCGGCCAAGGGTGACATCGCCTACAACATGATGCGCATGTGGCAGGGCGCCGTTGGCTCGGCTCC
It encodes:
- a CDS encoding type I restriction-modification system subunit M, with translation MKSGKVQDQSQIKWISDFIWNIADDRLRDVYVRGKYRDVILPFTVLRRLDAVLEETKQKVLERKRFLDKNHVAEQDGALRMAAGQAFYNVSEFTLAKLKASSQGQRLREDFIAYLDGFSPNVQEILTKFKFRDQIQTLVDAHVLGYLIEDFLDPEINLSPLPVKDADGRIKLPALDNHGMGTVFEELIRRFNEENNEEAGEHFTPRDVVKLMAKLMFLPVADQIQSGTYLLYDGACGTGGMLTVAEETLRELAEEHGKEVSIHLFGQEINPETYAICKADLLLKGEGDEAEHIVGGADKSTLSNDQFRSREFDFMISNPPYGKSWKTDLERMGGKQGFNDPRFIVSHGGDPEFKLITRSSDGQLMFLVNKLQKMKHNTPLGSRIAIVHNGSALFTGDAGQGESNIRRWILENDWLEAIIALPLNIFYNTGIATYIWVLTNRKAEHRKGRVQLIDASRWFQPLRRNLGKKNCELSEADIQRIVDLYLGQPQDTPESKWFDNADFGYWKITVERPLRLKSQLKRSAIETLRFASGDEALRAEIWGRYGDKLYTEFPKLKPEIEAWLKGDTGDDEDEPESDEDEAAPAKKAVPEKRRKKLLDAATWQRDKTLVELALLAQQALGDGVFDDHNDFRARFDAAMAKHGKKLAAAEKKAIFKAVSWRDETAPPVIAKRTKLKKDEPFEPGLDGVYLEVAGKDRLLVEYEPDTDLRDTEQVPLKEPGGIEAFFRREVLPHAPDAWIARDKTQIGYEISFARYFYQPAPLRSLEEIRADILALEAKTEGLLHKIVGGA
- the mads1 gene encoding methylation-associated defense system helix-turn-helix domain-containing protein MAD1; its protein translation is MHKFAVSLPRLPSSPAAVLLPGEEAMKDDAAEIFTLDEVAAYLKVGKRTVYRLAAAKKIPAFKVGGTWRFQRQEIDQWITEQTERGRQGREG